One Chrysemys picta bellii isolate R12L10 unplaced genomic scaffold, ASM1138683v2 scaf2586, whole genome shotgun sequence DNA segment encodes these proteins:
- the LOC135980304 gene encoding octanoyl-[acyl-carrier-protein]:protein N-octanoyltransferase LIPT2, mitochondrial-like, giving the protein AARQAFWPAAAGRCGPSRLPYAESLAAQERCVGPGAAGWLLLSEPAGPVYTRGLRGGPDPAGEERRLRALQARLPLRETFHGPGQLLAYPVLDPRRLGLSLRAWACPPHAPCRRPPPLQG; this is encoded by the exons gcagccaggcaggcATTCTGGCCGGCAGCGGCGGGGCGATGCGGGCCCAGCCGGCTGCCCTACGCGGAGTCGCTGGCGGCGCAGGAGCGCTGCGTGGGGCCGGGCGCGGCGGGCTGGCTGCTGCTCTCCGAGCCGGCGGGGCCCGTGTACACGCGCGGGCTGCGGGGCGGCCCCGACCCGGCGGGCGAGGAGCGGCGGCTGCGGGCGCT tcaggcacgacttccccttcgtgaaacCTTCCACGGCCCAGGCCAGCTGCTGGCTTACCCGGTGCTGGACCCGCGGCGCCTCGGCCTCTCGCTGCGCGCCTGGGCCTGCCCGCCCCACGCGCCCTGCCGCCGCCCTCCACCCCTgcaggg